From the Anser cygnoides isolate HZ-2024a breed goose chromosome 24, Taihu_goose_T2T_genome, whole genome shotgun sequence genome, one window contains:
- the LOC106037937 gene encoding gap junction beta-5 protein-like, which yields MNWGVFEGLLSGVNKYSTAFGRIWLSLVFIFRLLVYVVAAERVWSDDHKDFDCNTRQPGCTNVCFDHFFPVSHIRLWALQLILVTCPSLLVIMHVAYREAKEQRRHAAAGSDYRCLYPNPGKKRGGLWWTYLLSLIFKAGVDVIFLYIFYRLYRNYTLPSVVKCELPPCPNIVDCFISRPTEKNIFTIFMVVTTCICIALSLVEATYLIGKRCCECLQARSGESCQHSRDCTLSCAEPEDTGGQGFPPGDCKPPTTSIPKTSIPTASISRASISTTSIPTAPIPTASIPTASISTTSIPTAPIPTASVPTASIPTTSIPTASIPTAPIPTAPIPTAPIPTASIPTASIPTTSIPTASIPTASIPTASIPTTSIPTASIPMASVPMPEQEQVPP from the coding sequence ATGAACTGGGGGGTATTCGAGGGGCTCCTCAGCGGGGTCAACAAGTACTCCACGGCCTTCGGCCGCATCTGGCTCTCCCTCGTCTTCATCTTCCGCCTGCTGGTCTACGTGGTGGCGGCCGAGCGCGTCTGGAGCGACGACCACAAGGACTTTGACTGCAACACGCGGCAGCCGGGCTGCACCAACGTCTGCTTCGACCACTTCTTCCCCGTCTCCCACATCCGCCTGTGGGCCCTGCAGCTCATCCTGGTGACCTGTCCCTCCCTGCTGGTCATCATGCACGTGGCCTACCGTGAGGCCAAGGAGCAGAGGCGCCACGCCGCCGCGGGGAGCGACTACCGCTGCCTCTACCCCAACCCCGGCAAAAAGCGGGGCGGGCTGTGGTGGACCTACCTGCTCAGCCTCATCTTCAAGGCTGGCGTGGACGTAATCTTCCTCTACATCTTCTACCGCTTGTACAGGAACTACACCCTGCCCTCCGTGGTGAAGTGCGAGCTGCCCCCGTGCCCCAACATTGTGGACTGCTTCATCTCCCGGCCCACCGAGAAGAACATCTTCACCATCTTCATGGTGGTCACCACCTGCATCTGCATCGCACTCAGCCTGGTCGAGGCCACCTACCTGATCGGCAAGCGGTGCTGCGAGTGCCTCCAGGCCCGCAGCGGggagagctgccagcacagccgGGACTGCACGCTCTCCTGCGCCGAGCCTGAGGACACCGGGGGGCAGGGTTTCCCCCCGGGGGACTGCAAGCCCCCCACGACCTCTATCCCCAAAACCTCCATCCCCACAGCTTCCATCTCCAGAGCCTCCATCTCCACAACCTCCATCCCCACGGCCCCCATCCCCACGGCCTCCATCCCCACAGCCTCCATCTCCACAACCTCCATCCCCACGGCCCCCATCCCCACGGCCTCCGTCCCCACAGCCTCCATCCCCACAACATCCATCCCCACAGCCTCCATCCCCACGGCCCCCATCCCCACGGCCCCCATCCCCACGGCCCCCATCCCCACGGCCTCCATCCCCACAGCCTCCATCCCCACAACATCCATCCCCACGGCCTCCATCCCCACGGCCTCCATCCCCACAGCCTCCATCCCCACAACATCCATCCCCACGGCCTCCATCCCCATGGCCTCCGTCCCCATGCCCGAGCAGGAGCAGGTTCCTCCCTAG